DNA sequence from the Desulfofundulus luciae genome:
CTGGGGAAGGGATAGATTTTGGCTGACATCTCACACACACCTGCTCTTTATGTTTCTTTATGTTCCGGTTTTCAGGACAGGCCGGGTTGTCCACGTTTGGGTTAAAAAATTTTTGCCGCCCGGAATTCCTGCCTCACCAGATTATTATTTCCAATTTAGTGCCCGCGAATAACCTGTTCGGAGCCGGGGCCGGCGCGACGGGCCCGCTCCAGTACCTGCCGTACCGCTTCTATGTGCCGGCAGCGGAAGCCCTGGTCGAGGCGGGAGCGGAAACGAAAAGTGCAGCACGTGCAGCTTTCGGGCGTGGTGGTTAGTTCAATCCGGCAATCCACTTCAACTACGTGGGCTACCCGGGGGGAAACAAAGTAGACAACCAGGTCGTTGACCAGAAATGGGGTTTTGAGTATGTTCGCAGCCATGGGAATTCTCCTTCGTGTTGTGCATAATTGTAAGCAGTTTAATAAAACATAAATTGGCCGTAGACGGGGATTATTCCTGCCTCAAATTTAAGGGATTTAAGTATTAAATTGTAGAACTGTGTTTAAGTGCCTGCCGGCAACCCCCTCCATGAGCCGGGAATAAGCCCTCAGGGGTTCGGTTATGCCCTGGCAAATAATTTTGTACCCGGGCAGGATTTTCCTCCACATATACAGAAATGTTGCCCGGGGAGGGATTTTATTGGAACTGATGGCCATTTTTTCAACGGCTTTTGTGGTGGGACTTTCCGGTGCCATGATGCCCGGGCCTCTTCTCACGGTGACCATAGGGGAAAGCGCCCGGCGGGGGTTTGCGGCCGGCCCCCTGATTGTGCTGGGCCATGCCCTGCTGGAGGGGACGCTGGTTATAGCCCTGGCCCTGGGCCTGGCTTCCCTGCTCACCGCCCCCGTGGTGGGCAGGAGCATTGCCGTGGTGGGGGGGATTTTTTTAATCTACCTGGGCTGGGGCATGGCCCGGGATGCCTGGCTGGGCCGGGTGGAGCTGAACGTGGGCTGCGGGCAGCCGGTTCAGGCAGGTCCGGCGCCGCCGGGGTGCAGTTCCCGGGCAGAGCGGGCCGGTGCGGGGCGGCAGGTGTCCGGAGCCGGTGTGCCCGCTTCCCGTACAGAGGCGAACGCCTGTCCTCCTTCGCCCGATTTCCAGCCGGCCAATTCCGATGCCGGTTCTCTTAACCCCGGCTCTCGGAGGGTCGACCCCCTGCCCGCCGGGAGGATGCACCCCGTGCTGGCGGGGGTTCTGGTCAGCCTGTCCAACCCCTACTGGACGCTGTGGTGGGCCACGGTGGGGTTGGGTTACATAGTCCTCTCCTTGAAGCAGGGAACCGCCGGGCTGGTGAGTTTCTTTGGCGGCCATATTTTATCGGACCTGGCCTGGTACGGCCTGGTGGCGGCGGCGGTGGCCGGCGGCCGGCGCTTTTTAACCCCGTCCATTTACCGGGGCATCCTGGTGTCCTGCGGCGCCTTCCTGGTTTTTTTAGGTGCTTCCTTCATCTACATGGGTGCTGCGGGGCGCATGGCGATATAATTTTTATAACTGGGTGAGGCTAAAGGAACGCTATAAAAAAGAAGTGAAGCGCTTTTTGCACCTGGTGGAATCCGCGGTTAAGCGAGGTGGTTGAAATGCCCGTTGTTTACGGTGGTATCTGCCCACACCCCCCGATCATGGTCCCCGAGGTGGGCGGGGCGGAGGCGGACAGGGTCATTTCTTCCCGGCAGGCCATGCTGGAACTGGGCCGCCGGGTGAAGGAAAGCGGGGCCGATACACTGGTGGTGATTTCCCCCCACGGCCCGGTTTTCCGGGACGGCATCGCCATCCTGGCGGCTCAAGAGGTGCGGGGAGACCTGGGCCGTTTTGGCGCCCGCCGGGTAAGCTTCAAGGTGGTAAACGACCCGGCCCTGGTGCGGGAAATAGCGGCCCGGGCCGGGGAACCGGGCATAACCGTCCTGCAGGTGGATGAAAAAACTGCCCGGCGCTACGGCCTGGACCTGGAACTGGACCACGGGACCATGGTGCCCCTTTACTTCCTGCGTGCGGCGGGCGTGGACCTGCCCCTGGTGCCGGTGGCCATGGGACTTTTACCCTACCGCCAGCTCTACGCCTTCGGCATGGCTCTGGCCGGGGCTGCGGAAAAGCTGGGCAAAAAGGTGGCCGTCCTGGCCAGCGGCGACCTGTCCCACCGCCTGACTCCCGGCGCACCGGCAGGTTATGACCCCCGGGGGCAGGAGTTTGACCGGGAGATGACCCGCCTGGTGGCGGCTGCCGACATCGAGGGAATTTTAAACCTTGATGCCAAACTGGTGGAGCGGGCCGGGGAATGCGGCCTGCGGCCCATTATCATGGCCTTCGGCGCCTTTGACGGGCTGGCCTTGAAGGCGGAGGTTCTTTCCTACGAAGGGCCGTTTGGCGTGGGTTACATGGTGGCCTCCCTTGCCCCCGGAGAAACGGACCCCCGGAGGCGGCTTTGGGAAAAACTAAACGCGGCGGAACAAAAGGCCAGGGAAGATCGCCTGCAGAATGAAAGTTTTCTCGTGCGGGTGGCCCGGCGCTCCCTGGAAAACTACTTTGCCGGCCGGTCCCGGCTTTACGATGAAACGGACATCCCGCCGGAGTTTGCCCGCCGGGCCGGTGCCTTTGTGTCCCTCCACAAGCACGGGCAATTGCGGGGGTGCATCGGTACCGTCACACCCCAGTACAAGCATATTGTGGAAGAGGTGGCCATGAACGCCATCAGCGCCGCCGTGCGGGACCCCCGGTTTTACCCGGTTACGGAAGACGAACTGCCGGACCTGGAAATCTCCGTGGACGTGCTCCAGGAGCCGGAACCGGTGGAGAGCATGGCCGGCCTTGATCCCAAAAAATACGGCGTCATTGTGCAGGCGGGCGGCCGGCAGGGGCTGCTCCTGCCCGACCTGGAAGGTGTAGATACGGCCGAGCAGCAGGTGGCCATCGCCCGGCGGAAGGCGGGCATCGGCCCCCATGAGCCCGTCAAGCTCATGCGCTTTGAAGTGAAAAGGTATCACTGAAGGCGGGGTAAGGGTAAGTATTCAGTAAACCCGGCTGGATGCGGCGCTGTCCCCGCTCACTCCAGTGCTTCGCGCCGGCAGCACCGCGGCTCGCTTCGGACCGGACTAGCGGTGCTGCAAAGGCGGCACGGTATGTGTGTACTGTTTTGTTACTCTGTTTTTACAGTTACTTTTGTTGATATTAAGCAATGTTTGGGTGCCGCTGGTTTCGCACCGCAGTCCGGTTACCCTCGCTTCGCCGGGTGCTGTTACCGGCGCTTCGCAAGTCGTTCGCTCCGGACAGCGCCGCATCCCTGTCACAACGGTTTTACTGGATGTTTGCGATAAGGGGGGATTATGCGTGCAGGAGGCGCTTTTTTACGAAAAAGGGGACGGCGGCCGCACTTTTTGCCGCCTCTGCCCCAGGCTCTGCAACATCAGGGACGGCCATACCGGCTTTTGCCGGGTGCGCAGAAACCAGCAGGGCATCCTGTATACCCTCAATTACGGCCGGGTTTCCTCTTACGCCCTGGACCCGATTGAAAAAAAGCCCCTTTACCACTTCTACCCGGGCAGCGATATTCTTTCCCTGGGCAGCGTGGGCTGCAACCTGCGCTGCGGCTTCTGCCAGAACTGGCAGATTGCCCACGCCGACCCCCATACCCTCTATTTGAGCCCGGCCCAGGCCGTGGCTGTGGCCAGAGAGCAAATCGCCCGGGGCTACCCCAACGTGGGCCTGGCCTATACCTATAACGAGCCTTTCATGTGGTACGAGTACGTTTACGATACGGCCCGCCTGGCCCACCAGGAGGGTTTGAAGAACGTACTGGTTACCAACGGATACGTTAATGAAGAACCCCTGCGCCGGATCCTGCCCTACATCGACGCCATGAATATTGATGTGAAGGGCTTTACCGATGAATATTACCGCGGGACGTGCGCCGGCCACCTGGAACCGGTGCTGCGTGCGGTGGAGATCGCCCACGGGCACTGCCACGTGGAGCTGACCACCCTGCTGGTTCCCGGCTTAAACGACTCGGAAGAGGAGATACGCCGCCTGGTGGACTGGGTGGCCGGGCTCGACCCGGATATACCCCTGCACTTTTCCCGCTATTTCCCCCATTACAAGTTTGACCTGCCGCCCACGCCCCTGGAGACTTTGCAAAAAGCCCGGCAGATAGCTCTGGAAAAGCTCCGCTACGTTTACATCGGCAACGCCCCGGAGCTGGGCGGCAGCGACACCCTCTGCCCCCACTGCGGGGAAACCCTCATCCGCCGCACCGGCTACAGGGTGCAGGTGCGTGGACTGGAAGGGAACCGGTGCCGTTACTGCGGGGCGGAAGTGAAGGTTGTGTTGTGAAATGCAAAAATTACCTGATTACGAAAAAGTATTACTTATAACCCTTCAACTGCCCCATGAAGATGACGGTGAAGTTGAGGAATCCCTGGACGAGCTGGCCCGGCTGGCGGACACGGCCGGGGCCCGGGTGGTGGGCAGGGTGGTGCAGCGCGCCCGCCGGCCGGACCCGGCCACCTTTCTGGGGCGGGGCAAGGT
Encoded proteins:
- a CDS encoding SWIM zinc finger family protein; protein product: MAANILKTPFLVNDLVVYFVSPRVAHVVEVDCRIELTTTPESCTCCTFRFRSRLDQGFRCRHIEAVRQVLERARRAGPGSEQVIRGH
- the amrA gene encoding AmmeMemoRadiSam system protein A, which encodes MPVVYGGICPHPPIMVPEVGGAEADRVISSRQAMLELGRRVKESGADTLVVISPHGPVFRDGIAILAAQEVRGDLGRFGARRVSFKVVNDPALVREIAARAGEPGITVLQVDEKTARRYGLDLELDHGTMVPLYFLRAAGVDLPLVPVAMGLLPYRQLYAFGMALAGAAEKLGKKVAVLASGDLSHRLTPGAPAGYDPRGQEFDREMTRLVAAADIEGILNLDAKLVERAGECGLRPIIMAFGAFDGLALKAEVLSYEGPFGVGYMVASLAPGETDPRRRLWEKLNAAEQKAREDRLQNESFLVRVARRSLENYFAGRSRLYDETDIPPEFARRAGAFVSLHKHGQLRGCIGTVTPQYKHIVEEVAMNAISAAVRDPRFYPVTEDELPDLEISVDVLQEPEPVESMAGLDPKKYGVIVQAGGRQGLLLPDLEGVDTAEQQVAIARRKAGIGPHEPVKLMRFEVKRYH
- a CDS encoding LysE family transporter, with protein sequence MAIFSTAFVVGLSGAMMPGPLLTVTIGESARRGFAAGPLIVLGHALLEGTLVIALALGLASLLTAPVVGRSIAVVGGIFLIYLGWGMARDAWLGRVELNVGCGQPVQAGPAPPGCSSRAERAGAGRQVSGAGVPASRTEANACPPSPDFQPANSDAGSLNPGSRRVDPLPAGRMHPVLAGVLVSLSNPYWTLWWATVGLGYIVLSLKQGTAGLVSFFGGHILSDLAWYGLVAAAVAGGRRFLTPSIYRGILVSCGAFLVFLGASFIYMGAAGRMAI
- the amrS gene encoding AmmeMemoRadiSam system radical SAM enzyme; translation: MQEALFYEKGDGGRTFCRLCPRLCNIRDGHTGFCRVRRNQQGILYTLNYGRVSSYALDPIEKKPLYHFYPGSDILSLGSVGCNLRCGFCQNWQIAHADPHTLYLSPAQAVAVAREQIARGYPNVGLAYTYNEPFMWYEYVYDTARLAHQEGLKNVLVTNGYVNEEPLRRILPYIDAMNIDVKGFTDEYYRGTCAGHLEPVLRAVEIAHGHCHVELTTLLVPGLNDSEEEIRRLVDWVAGLDPDIPLHFSRYFPHYKFDLPPTPLETLQKARQIALEKLRYVYIGNAPELGGSDTLCPHCGETLIRRTGYRVQVRGLEGNRCRYCGAEVKVVL